One Streptomyces sp. NBC_01237 genomic region harbors:
- a CDS encoding tetratricopeptide repeat protein yields MDVTPQQDPEPRQPPEPSPYPPEPEGARDLPPHATEPEGATAVPPPPPTLRTTLRRAALGTVAAAVLVAGAVVAVPDGDRDAGPKVPGPAERARAAATAGSPASLSDLTALIGDRQKWVDEHPTDAPSWALLGTAYVEWGQRSADTAYYARAEEALKRSLEALAGERGNGEAWVGLAALANARHDFVAAKRWGETVRAREPKTWSTYPVLIDAYNGLGDYKAAGRATEKFGQLRKGVPALARTADMYRAQGWREDALATAREAADRATTPAEKAAALHRLGDLAWERGEPEEAVAQYDAALRTDGGHHASLAGRARALTALGRTDEALAAYQAVVQKLPSPEYVLELGELYESLGLDGDARTQYAKVRTLLSRAKDAGVNESLLRARYESDHGDADAAVELLRAEWSRQHRSAAVADALGWALHRSGSSQEGLEYARRAVDTGIRNASYAYHLGTIERELAQYGSARRHLEESLRTNPSFSPLAAPRAEEALAALGEPASGGPKDMRPEPQRSSAPAPRPEPEPEPAPTKAAPSEPAAPSPAPSKARQHSPEPQRPGAAGPPPASPAKPSASG; encoded by the coding sequence ATGGATGTCACGCCGCAGCAGGACCCGGAGCCCCGCCAGCCGCCCGAGCCGTCCCCCTACCCGCCGGAGCCCGAAGGCGCGAGGGATCTCCCTCCCCACGCCACGGAGCCCGAAGGCGCGACCGCGGTCCCGCCGCCGCCTCCCACGCTCCGTACGACGCTGCGCAGGGCCGCGCTCGGCACGGTGGCCGCGGCCGTACTGGTCGCCGGTGCGGTGGTGGCCGTTCCGGACGGCGACCGGGACGCGGGCCCGAAGGTGCCGGGGCCGGCCGAGCGGGCCCGTGCGGCGGCGACCGCGGGTTCCCCGGCCTCGCTCTCCGACCTGACCGCGCTGATCGGGGACCGGCAGAAGTGGGTGGATGAGCATCCGACCGACGCACCGTCGTGGGCGCTGCTCGGTACGGCGTACGTGGAGTGGGGGCAGCGGTCCGCGGACACGGCGTACTACGCGCGGGCCGAGGAGGCCCTGAAGCGGTCGCTGGAGGCCCTGGCCGGTGAACGCGGCAACGGGGAGGCCTGGGTGGGCCTGGCCGCGCTCGCCAACGCGCGGCACGACTTCGTCGCGGCGAAGCGGTGGGGCGAGACGGTACGGGCGCGCGAGCCGAAGACGTGGAGCACGTACCCGGTCCTGATCGACGCGTACAACGGCCTGGGCGACTACAAGGCCGCGGGCAGGGCGACGGAGAAGTTCGGGCAGTTGCGCAAGGGCGTTCCGGCGCTGGCCCGGACGGCCGACATGTACCGCGCCCAGGGGTGGCGCGAGGACGCCCTGGCCACCGCCCGGGAGGCGGCGGACCGGGCCACCACCCCCGCCGAGAAGGCGGCGGCCCTGCACCGCCTCGGCGACCTGGCGTGGGAGCGCGGCGAACCGGAGGAGGCGGTGGCGCAGTACGACGCGGCGCTGCGCACCGACGGCGGCCACCATGCCTCCCTGGCGGGCCGGGCCCGCGCCCTGACGGCCCTGGGCCGCACGGACGAGGCGCTGGCCGCGTACCAGGCGGTGGTGCAGAAGCTCCCCAGCCCGGAGTACGTCCTCGAACTGGGCGAACTGTACGAGTCGTTGGGCCTGGACGGCGACGCCCGTACCCAGTACGCGAAGGTGCGCACGCTGCTGTCACGGGCGAAGGACGCCGGGGTCAACGAGTCGCTGCTCCGGGCGCGTTACGAGAGCGACCACGGTGACGCGGACGCGGCGGTGGAGCTGCTGCGGGCGGAGTGGTCACGGCAGCACCGCAGCGCGGCGGTGGCGGACGCGCTGGGCTGGGCGCTGCACCGGTCGGGCAGTTCGCAGGAGGGGCTGGAGTACGCGCGGCGGGCCGTCGACACGGGCATCCGCAACGCCTCGTACGCGTACCACCTGGGCACGATCGAACGGGAGCTGGCCCAGTACGGGTCGGCCCGTCGTCATCTGGAGGAGTCCCTGCGCACCAACCCGTCCTTCTCCCCGCTGGCCGCGCCCCGTGCCGAGGAGGCCCTGGCGGCCCTGGGCGAGCCCGCGTCGGGCGGGCCGAAGGACATGCGGCCCGAGCCGCAGCGGTCCTCCGCGCCGGCGCCGCGGCCCGAGCCCGAACCGGAGCCCGCGCCGACGAAGGCCGCCCCGTCGGAGCCGGCGGCCCCGTCCCCCGCCCCGTCTAAGGCGAGGCAGCACAGCCCCGAGCCGCAGCGGCCGGGCGCGGCGGGACCGCCTCCGGCGTCACCTGCGAAACCGTCCGCGTCGGGGTGA
- a CDS encoding Nramp family divalent metal transporter gives MAEATDSGIGSGTGSGAGTDTGGGTVTGSGADTPHAHPRKSSWTYIGPGIVVAATGVGAGDLVATLIAGSKFGYTLMWAAVIGCVVKISLAEAAGRWHLATGRTLFDGWRSLGPWTTVYFAIYVVVWGFIYGATAMSSSALPIVALFPDGPNLKTWAIITGLIGLAFVWFNRYAVFEKVMTVLIGVMFVVVVYVAVRVGPDVGASFAGLAPVLPDGSLLYTLGLIGGVGGTITMAAYGYWVNAKGWTNSSWMKVMRLDNRVAYITTGIFVVAMLVVGAELLHSSHIALTKGDRGLIDLGVILEDRYGATTAKLFLVGFFATSFSSLIGVWNGVSLMFADFVDRFRREGAGAGDGASTVEEVAAGTKEHSLPFRAYLLWLTFPPMTLLWLDQPFGLVVVYGVLGAFFMPFLALTLVWLLNSSRTPREWRNGLLSNTMLVAAGLLFVVLCVQQLRELPW, from the coding sequence GTACCGGAAGCGGTGCCGGCACCGATACCGGCGGCGGCACCGTCACCGGCAGTGGTGCCGACACGCCCCATGCCCATCCGCGCAAGTCGAGTTGGACGTACATCGGTCCCGGCATCGTCGTCGCGGCGACCGGGGTCGGAGCCGGTGACCTCGTCGCGACGCTGATCGCGGGCAGCAAGTTCGGCTACACCCTGATGTGGGCCGCCGTCATCGGCTGCGTCGTCAAGATCTCCCTGGCCGAGGCGGCCGGCCGCTGGCATCTCGCCACCGGGCGGACCCTCTTCGACGGGTGGCGCAGCCTCGGCCCGTGGACCACCGTCTACTTCGCGATCTACGTCGTCGTCTGGGGCTTCATCTACGGCGCGACGGCCATGTCGTCGTCCGCCCTGCCCATCGTCGCGCTGTTCCCGGACGGTCCGAACCTCAAGACATGGGCGATCATCACGGGCCTGATCGGTCTGGCCTTCGTCTGGTTCAACCGCTACGCCGTCTTCGAGAAGGTCATGACCGTCCTCATCGGCGTGATGTTCGTGGTGGTCGTGTACGTCGCCGTACGCGTCGGCCCCGATGTCGGCGCGTCCTTCGCGGGGCTGGCCCCCGTGCTCCCGGACGGCTCGCTCCTCTACACCCTCGGGCTGATCGGCGGCGTCGGCGGCACGATCACCATGGCGGCGTACGGCTACTGGGTGAACGCCAAGGGCTGGACCAACTCCTCCTGGATGAAGGTGATGCGCCTCGACAACCGGGTCGCCTACATCACCACCGGCATCTTCGTCGTGGCGATGCTGGTCGTCGGCGCGGAGCTGCTGCACTCCTCCCACATCGCCCTCACCAAGGGGGACCGGGGCCTGATCGACCTCGGCGTGATCCTTGAGGACCGCTACGGCGCGACGACCGCCAAGCTGTTCCTGGTCGGCTTCTTCGCCACGTCCTTCTCCTCCCTCATCGGGGTGTGGAACGGCGTGAGCCTGATGTTCGCCGACTTCGTCGACCGCTTCCGGCGCGAGGGGGCGGGAGCCGGGGACGGCGCGAGCACGGTGGAGGAGGTGGCGGCCGGGACGAAGGAGCACTCCCTCCCCTTCCGGGCGTATCTGCTGTGGCTGACGTTCCCGCCGATGACGCTGCTCTGGCTGGACCAGCCGTTCGGACTGGTCGTCGTGTACGGAGTGCTCGGCGCGTTCTTCATGCCCTTCCTGGCGCTCACGCTGGTGTGGCTGCTCAACTCCTCGCGTACACCGAGGGAATGGCGCAACGGCCTCCTCAGCAACACGATGCTCGTGGCGGCCGGTCTGCTGTTCGTCGTGCTGTGTGTGCAGCAGCTGCGGGAGCTTCCCTGGTAG